One Pichia kudriavzevii chromosome 3, complete sequence genomic window carries:
- a CDS encoding uncharacterized protein (PKUD0C04775; MFa pheromone) has protein sequence MNGKAIQQEQQEQLDNADFETWSQATWKAYFNWNLCTCTIA, from the coding sequence ATGAACGGCAAAGCAATccaacaagaacaacaagaacaacTAGATAATGCTGATTTCGAAACCTGGTCTCAAGCTACATGGAAAGCTTATTTCAACTGGAATTTATGTACTTGCACTATTGCTTAA
- a CDS encoding uncharacterized protein (PKUD0C04770; similar to Saccharomyces cerevisiae YNL261W (ORC5); ancestral locus Anc_1.95) produces the protein MICLDKVLCSSMLDIKGELLSRCKYKSAEVQLLTSFLQPDINLSMPSIIVEGPPSSGKSYTLNTYLELLKKGKGLNHIIIECEYCFTQREILRRLQKELLKHYKLLKIKNTDKMQLSDSISTFPGCMQEMIKYHKLANNGRIDPVVIVLDRIDRLPIFENPGELIKCLGRLYELGEDFQYFSVVSVVTRCDFLDLSTLSLPIVNFERYSLKEFKEILVVHWPEFWDNRLYCIEEDNSDSENETEKIELELDDNMKKGIFRQFIDLMMDTYSGYLGLSVEIVIPILRRIWPIFLNPILKEGTIMKDKNDILTTFIKNKKMLGKSIAVVGKLDNSDLSLSKYTKVDQVSLGNVTELEVRKGHYDLSFKTKYLLIAAFLASYNEAKYDRQFFSKGNQYNSSIIRQRKKRMVNIESGNGQLRRAMNAAIPFKLERLLAILNSIWTSNVEDSTTIIDDVELMTEIATLVSLKALVKFKGGDTIGGQTKWKCNVHWNVIKKFADDVGFEIENHLQE, from the coding sequence ATGATTTGTCTCGACAAAGTACTTTGCAGTTCAATGCTTGATATAAAAGGTGAACTTCTGTCAAGATGCAAATACAAAAGTGCCGAGGTTCAACTCCTGACGTCCTTTTTACAACCTGATATAAATTTATCGATGCCTTCAATAATTGTTGAAGGGCCACCTTCCAGTGGAAAATCATATACTTTGAACACCTACCTTGAATTATTAAAGAAAGGGAAGGGACTAAATCATATAATTATTGAGTGTGAATATTGCTTTACACAACGGGAAATTTTGAGGAGATTACAAAAAGAACTGCTTAAGCATTATAAACTTTTAAAGATTAAAAATACTGATAAGATGCAACTATCTGACTCGATATCCACGTTTCCTGGGTGCATGCAAGAGATGATTAAGTACCATAAGCTAGCGAACAATGGAAGAATTGATCCTGTGGTCATTGTCCTTGACCGAATCGACCGATTGCCAATTTTTGAGAATCCAGGCGAGTTAATCAAATGTTTAGGTCGATTATATGAATTAGGTGAAGATTTCCAATATTTCTCTGTCGTCAGTGTTGTGACCAGATGCGATTTTCTAGATTTAAGTACGTTATCGTTACCTATTGTAAATTTCGAGAGGTATTCACTCAAAGAGTTCAAGGAAATATTAGTAGTGCATTGGCCAGAATTTTGGGATAATAGACTTTACTGCATTGAGGAAGACAATTCGGATTCTGAAAACGAAACTGAGAAAATAGAACTTGAATTGGATGATAACATGAAGAAGGGAATATTTCGTCAATTTATAGATTTGATGATGGATACATATTCTGGATACCTTGGCTTGagtgttgaaattgttaTACCAATACTACGAAGGATTTGGCCGATTTTCCTCAATCCAATCCTTAAAGAAGGTACCATCATGAAGGATAAAAACGATATACTCACAACGTTcatcaagaacaagaaaatgctGGGTAAATCAATAGCGGTTGTCGGTAAATTAGATAATTCAGATCTTTCACTATCAAAATATACAAAGGTGGACCAAGTCTCGCTTGGAAATGTAACCGAATTAGAGGTTAGAAAAGGACACTATGATTTGtcattcaaaacaaaatatttattAATTGCTGCCTTTCTTGCATCATATAATGAAGCTAAATACGACAGACAGTTTTTCAGTAAGGGTAACCAATATAATTCCTCAATTATAAGACAACGAAAAAAGAGAATGGTCAATATTGAATCGGGGAATGGGCAGTTGAGAAGAGCAATGAATGCAGCTATTCCTTTCAAATTAGAGAGATTGCTTGCGATATTGAATTCCATCTGGACATCAAATGTCGAGGACTCAACCACTATTATTGACGACGTTGAGTTGATGACGGAAATTGCCACATTAGTGTCGCTGAAGGCCTTAGTTAAGTTCAAAGGAGGAGACACAATTGGAGGACAAACAAAGTGGAAATGCAATGTTCATTGGAATGTCATCAAAAAGTTTGCAGATGACGTTGGGTTTGAGATCGAGAATCACTTACAAGAGTAA